AGACTTCGCAGCGGTGACAAGCTTACAATCATTGACGTACGCGAAGATGAAGAAGTAGCTGCTGGCATGATTCCAAGCGCCATACATATTCCGCTAGGTCAACTGCCTGAACGGCTCGCAGAAATCCCTAAAACTGAGGAAGTCATTCTTGTCTGCCGCAGCGGAGCACGCAGTGGACGCGCACTTGGCTTTCTGGAATCACAAGGCTACCAAGGCCTCAAAAATATGACAGGCGGCATGCTGGAATGGGAGGACTAAGCTTAATCGCTTGTCCCCTTTTTTCATTTCACGACTTGCGCCAGAATAAACTCTACGATCTCATTCGTTGACAGCTCAGTTGTATCAATCACTGTGTGCGCGAAATCATAGGATGACTTCCGTTGTTCCAACAACGTGTTCACGCGCTCTTCCACATTGCCTTGCAGCAAAGGCCGGTTCGTATCGCTGCTCACTCGCGCAATGATCGTCTCAGCAGAAGCTGTCAGCGCCACTACAAGGCCGTTTTGCAGCATGCAGGTCCTATTGCTTTCTGCCAACACCGCTCCCCCGCCTGTCGCCACTACCTGCCTCTCACCTTCCAGAATATGCGCAAGCGTCTTACTCTCCAATGTACGGAAATAAGCTTCGCCATGCTGTTGAAATAAATCTGCAATACGCGACTGCTGCTCCTCTTCCAGAACGGCATCAGAATCACGGAACTCCCAGTTCAGACGCTCCGCCAACAGGCTCCCAACCGTAGATTTACCAGTCCCCATAAAACCTACAAGTACAATATTTCTTGCTGTCACATGAATCCCCTTTTCTCATATGCTGATCATACAAACTTTCCCAACATCATACCATAGCCGACATACCATGAATACAATCCATCAAAAAATCATATAGTAGAGTGAATAAATTCCAGATCAACCGTTAAGATTTTAAGAGAGACCTTATGTTGACAAGGAGAGATGAAGCTTTGAACCCAATTGTTGCCTACACCAACCGCACGCAAGGCAAACTGGAGCAAATCTTACACCCGAGTTACATCCTTTGCAAAGATGATGTTGTCTGGATTTTGGAGTTTATTAAGAAAAAAGTGGCTGAAGAAGACCCGCGTATGCAAGGCCTTGCTCAACCACGATTATTACAAAATTTCCGTTATTTTGCCGAAGTCTCGTTAATGCTCATTCACCGGCGGAACGGCTTTGATCAAGAGGCCGATCGCTTGAAAATGTGGCTGCGCGAGGCAGCATACGGCTTACAGGACGAAGCTTAATCCCTGTTTCTCTTAGTTTTCCATCCAGTTGAAGTGGAAGGAACCTTCTTTGTCCACACGTTGAAACGTATGAGCTCCGAAGTAATCGCGCTGTGCTTGCAGCAAGTTAGCAGGAAGTCTTTCAGTCCGGTAGCTGTCATAGTAAGCAAGTGCGGATGCGAAAGATGGAACTGCGATACCGCGAGTTACCGCTTCTGCGATAACTTGTCTCCATGATTGTTGATAGTTGTCAACAACACCATTGAAGTAGTTGTCCAGCAGCAAGTTTTTCAATTCTGGATCGCGATCATACGCATCCTTAATATTTTGAAGGAATCTCGCACGAATGATACATCCGCCGCGGAAGATCATCGCAATGCTACCATATTTCAGATTCCAGTTATATTCCTCGGAAGCAGCTCTCATTTGGGCAAAGCCTTGTGCATAAGAGCAAATTTTACTTGCGTAAAGCGCTTGGCGAACAGCCTCAATAAACGCTTTGCGATCGCCTGTGAAAGCTGGAGCAGCAGGTCCTTTAAGTACTTTGCTTGCTGCGACGCGCTCTTCTTTCATCGCGGAGATGAAACGGGAGAACACGGATTCCGTGATGATGGAAAGCGGTACGCCTAGGTCCAGAGCACTTTGGCTGGTCCATTTTCCTGTTCCCTTTTGACCTGCGGAATCCAGAATCACGTCAACCATTGGTTTACCTGTTTCAGCATCATATTTGGTGAAAATAT
Above is a genomic segment from Paenibacillus sp. HWE-109 containing:
- a CDS encoding rhodanese-like domain-containing protein, producing MDTILPSEIKERLRSGDKLTIIDVREDEEVAAGMIPSAIHIPLGQLPERLAEIPKTEEVILVCRSGARSGRALGFLESQGYQGLKNMTGGMLEWED
- a CDS encoding shikimate kinase, which produces MTARNIVLVGFMGTGKSTVGSLLAERLNWEFRDSDAVLEEEQQSRIADLFQQHGEAYFRTLESKTLAHILEGERQVVATGGGAVLAESNRTCMLQNGLVVALTASAETIIARVSSDTNRPLLQGNVEERVNTLLEQRKSSYDFAHTVIDTTELSTNEIVEFILAQVVK
- the gndA gene encoding NADP-dependent phosphogluconate dehydrogenase; translation: MSKQQIGVVGLAVMGKNLALNIESRGFTVSVFNRSAEKTKELLEEAQGKQLVGTYTVEEFVQSLEVPRKILIMVKAGGPTDDTINQLLPHLDKGDILIDGGNAFFPDTQRRNKDLEAHGIRFVGTGVSGGEEGALKGPSIMPGGQEDAYKLVEPILTAISAKVGDDACCTYIGPDGAGHYVKMVHNGIEYGDMQLICEAYQLLKDVLNVSVEELHEIFTEWNNGELDSYLIEITRDIFTKYDAETGKPMVDVILDSAGQKGTGKWTSQSALDLGVPLSIITESVFSRFISAMKEERVAASKVLKGPAAPAFTGDRKAFIEAVRQALYASKICSYAQGFAQMRAASEEYNWNLKYGSIAMIFRGGCIIRARFLQNIKDAYDRDPELKNLLLDNYFNGVVDNYQQSWRQVIAEAVTRGIAVPSFASALAYYDSYRTERLPANLLQAQRDYFGAHTFQRVDKEGSFHFNWMEN